One Triticum dicoccoides isolate Atlit2015 ecotype Zavitan chromosome 5B, WEW_v2.0, whole genome shotgun sequence genomic window carries:
- the LOC119311608 gene encoding CASP-like protein 5A3, giving the protein MQNILGWLAHGGAVQLPRASHPVVHPAPPPPVPDAPPQPQGQGPPPAPAPAPAPAPAPAPAAEGEIQEVAPAAAADGQGQAVAPAPAPAAAAEVEDANANAPPPGVVMVDLMGAPGTRWGLGTRLVQALLAAAAMGFMASTDDFSEVTAFRLLVTAEALQCLWSLALAAVDVYALLVKRAFRTPRATTIYSIGDWVTGALTFAAASGSAGITILINNDLMMCAENHCPSFMASTSMAFFTWFAIAPSCLFNLMTAVYRVQRA; this is encoded by the exons ATGCAGAACATTTTGGGGTGGCTCGCGCACGGCGGCGCCGTCCAGCTCCCGCGGGCCAGCCATCCGGTCGTCCACCCGGCTCCGCCGCCTCCCGTTCCGGATGCGCCGCCGCAGCCGCAGGGACAAGGCCCGcccccggctccggctccggctccagctccGGCTCCGGCCCCGGCCCCGGCGGCAGAGGGAGAGATACAGGAGGTGGCCCCGGCTGCGGCGGCAGACGGACAGGGGCAGGCGGTGgccccggctccggctccggctgcgGCGGCGGAGGTGGAGGACGCGAACGCGAACGCGCCGCCGCCCGGGGTGGTGATGGTGGACCTGATGGGGGCGCCGGGCACGCGCTGGGGGCTCGGCACCCGCCTCGTGCAGGCGCTCCTCGCGGCCGCCGCCATGGGCTTCATGGCCTCCACCGACGACTTCAGCGAGGTCACCGCCTTCCG CCTCCTCGTAACAGCAGAGGCTTTGCAATGCCTGTGGAGCCTTGCTCTGGCCGCCGTTGACGTCTATGCACTTCTTGTCAAGCGCGCCTTCCGGACACCTCGAGCTACCACCATATATTCCATTGGGGACTGG GTCACTGGAGCACTGACCTTTGCTGCAGCGAGCGGATCGGCAGGCATCACCATTCTCATCAACAACGACCTGATGATGTGCGCGGAGAACCACTGCCCGAGCTTCATGGCCTCCACCTCCATGGCTTTCTTCACCTGGTTTGCTATCGCGCCATCCTGCCTCTTTAACCTCATGACGGCGGTCTACCGAGTGCAGAGGGCGTAG